From one Solanum stenotomum isolate F172 chromosome 12, ASM1918654v1, whole genome shotgun sequence genomic stretch:
- the LOC125849550 gene encoding protein EXPRESSION OF TERPENOIDS 1-like, whose protein sequence is MAGFFSLGGGAASTSQDQQETTNNPPTVIAPESNWFLYRNDHHQDLPTTYRGFELWQNTNSQPQIRHPINPLQDLYPTTAVGLGIGPSHSGYPTVARPDHDPPSGGGGSGLVMMRSGGGGISCQDCGNQAKKDCTHMRCRTCCKSRGFQCQTHVRSTWVPAAKRRERQQQLSTLQQQQEEEEQQQQQQTLQLHRDNPKRQREDPSASSLVCTHILPSSTSGLEVGNFPAKVTSNAVFHCVRMSSVDDADDQFAYQTAVNIGGHVFKGILYDQGPENQYMAAGESSSGGGSASHQHNLIGAAGTATSAATSGGGGGGAAPEASPYLDPSLYPAPLNTFMAGTQFFPPPRS, encoded by the exons ATGGCTGGCTTCTTTTCACTAGGTGGTGGAGCAGCAAGTACCAGCCAAGATCAGCAGGAGACCACCAATAATCCTCCTACTGTAATTGCTCCAGAAAGTAATTGGTTTTTGTACAGAAATGATCATCATCAAGATTTGCCCACAACCTACAGAGGTTTTGAGTTATGGCAAAACACTAATTCCCAACCTCAGATTCGCCATCCAATTAATCCGCTTCAAGATCTTTATCCTACAACGGCTGTGGGATTAGGTATCGGGCCGAGCCATAGCGGTTATCCTACTGTGGCTCGGCCCGATCACGACCCTCCTTCGGGAGGAGGAGGATCGGGTTTGGTGATGATGAGGAGTGGAGGAGGGGGAATTAGCTGCCAAGATTGTGGTAATCAAGCGAAGAAAGATTGTACCCACATGAGATGTAGGACTTGTTGCAAGAGCCGAGGCTTTCAGTGCCAAACCCATGTGAGAAGCACTTGGGTTCCAGCCGCTAAAAGGAGAGAAAGGCAACAACAGCTTTCTACTTTACAGCAacagcaagaagaagaagaacaacagcagcagcagcaaACGCTGCAGCTGCACAGAGATAACCCCAAAAGGCAAAGAGAGGATCCAAGTGCTTCCTCTCTTGTATGCACTCATATATTACCTTCCAGTACTTCTG GGTTAGAAGTGGGGAATTTTCCAGCAAAAGTAACTTCAAATGCCGTATTTCACTGCGTTCGAATGAGCTCCGTTGACGATGCCGATGATCAATTCGCATATCAAACAGCCGTAAACATTGGTGGCCACGTGTTTAAAGGAATTCTATATGATCAAGGTCCGGAGAATCAGTACATGGCTGCTGGTGAAAGCTCATCCGGTGGCGGAAGTGCTAGTCACCAACATAACCTTATTGGTGCTGCCGGCACCGCCACGTCAGCTGCTACGAGTGGTGGTGGCGGTGGTGGTGCAGCACCCGAAGCCTCACCTTATCTGGATCCTTCATTATATCCAGCTCCTCTCAACACTTTCATGGCTGGTACGCAATTCTTTCCACCTCCAAGATCTTGA
- the LOC125849537 gene encoding uncharacterized protein LOC125849537, translating into MRKRDLAILMLSAFAIFFSLQHEGDLSFKEAWYHLFEEYPIKYEAERLPPPIVADLNGDGKKEVLVATHDAKIQVLEPHSRRVDEGFSEARLLAEVSLLPDKIRIVSGRRAVAMATGVIDRNYNHREPRKQVLVVVTSGWSVMCFDHNLKKLWEVNLQEDFPHNAHHREIAISISNYTVKHGDSGLVIVGGRMEMQPHMHIDPFEEIEMAEKSAEQHRRSAAEKEASENSGVVDLHHFALYALAGRTGQLRWSRKIENIQSPSSDESLLIPQHNYKLDAHALNSRHPGEFECREFRESILGVMPHNWDRREDTRLKLAHFRRHKRKAVKKLPGKSITYPFQKPEEKHPPGKDTTKRISNAIGKAVNYAKSAKPKKPSPYIPTITNYTHLWWVPNVVVAHEKEGIEAVHIATGRTVCKLHLLEGGLHADINGDGVLDHVQVVGANGAEQTVVSGSMEVLRPCWAVATSGVPVREQLFNASICRHSPFNLFQAGEFSRGFGHTFDASSLEVATPILIPRNDGHRHRKGSHGDVVFLTNRGEVTSYSPGLHGHGALWNWQVLTGATWSNLQSPAGMMEAGKVVPTLKAFSLRVHDSQELILAAGDQEAVILSPGGSVLTTIDLPAPPTHALVSEDFSNDGLTDLILVTSSGVYGFVQTRQPGALFFSTLVGCLIIVMGVLFVSQYLNSTKGKPRASSGQW; encoded by the exons atgaggaaACGCGATTTAGCTATTCTGATGCTATCTGCTTTCGctattttcttctctcttcag CACGAAGGTGACTTATCGTTCAAGGAGGCATGGTATCATCTTTTCGAAGAGTATCCCATCAAATACGAGGCTGAGCGTCTTCCTCCCCCAATTGTCGCCGATCTCAACGGTGATGGAAAGAAAGAGGTCCTTGTCGCCACTCATGATGCCAAAATTCAG GTTTTGGAACCACATTCTAGGCGTGTTGATGAAGGTTTCAGTGAAGCACGTTTGCTCGCGGAGGTGTCCCTCTTGCCTGACAAAATTCGTATTGTCTCAGGAAGACGAGCGGTGGCGATGGCCACTGGTGTGATAGATAGGAACTATAATCACAGGGAGCCTCGGAAACAGGTCCTAGTTGTTGTTACCTCAGGTTGGTCTGTGATGTGTTTCGATCACAATCTCAAAAAGCTATGGGAGGTCAACTTGCAG GAAGATTTTCCACATAATGCTCATCACAGGGAGATAGCAATTTCCATAAGTAATTATACTGTAAAGCACGGAGATTCAGGCTTGGTGATTGTTGGCGGACGGATGGAAATGCAGCCTCAT ATGCATATTGATCCATTTGAAGAGATTGAAATGGCTGAGAAAAGTGCAGAGCAGCATAGAAGAAGTGCTGCTGAGAAGGAG GCGTCTGAGAATTCAGGAGTTGTGGATTTACACCATTTTGCCCTTTATGCACTTGCTGGTCGGACCGGCCAACTACGTTGGAGCAGGAAGATAGAG AATATTCAATCGCCATCTTCTGATGAATCTCTTTTGATTCCACAACATAATTACAAACTTGATGCTCATGCTTTGAACAGTCGTCATCCTGGGGAG TTCGAATGTCGGGAATTTAGAGAATCTATTCTTGGAGTTATGCCACATAACTGG GATCGGCGAGAAGACACCAGATTAAAGTTGGCACACTTCAGGCGACACAAAAGGAAGGCGGTTAAGAAACTACCTGGGAAGTCCATTACTTACCCTTTCCAGAAGCCTGAGGAAAAGCATCCTCCTGGGAAGGACACTACCAAAAGAATCTCAAATGCTATAGGAAAGGCAGTAAATTATGCAAAATCGGCAAAACCCAAAAAG CCTTCGCCCTATATACCTACTATTACCAATTATACCCATCTTTGGTGGGTCCCTAATGTTGTCGTGGCTCATGAGAAGGAAGGGATTGAAGCTGTTCATATAGCAACAGGACGTACTGTGTGCAAG CTTCACCTCCTAGAAGGCGGGCTTCATGCAGATATTAATGGCGATGGAGTGTTGGACCATGTCCAG GTTGTGGGGGCCAATGGTGCTGAACAGACTGTTGTTAGTGGATCAATGGAGGTGCTGCGTCCCTGTTGGGCTGTTGCCACCTCTGGTGTTCCAGTGCGAGAACAGCTTTTCAATGCTTCTATTTGTCGTCATTCTCCTTTTAACTTATTCCAGGCTGGTGAATTCTCCAGAGGATTTGGTCACACTTTTGATGCAAGTTCACTGGAGGTAGCAACGCCTATCCTCATCCCCAGAAATGATGGCCATCGACATCGTAAGGGAAGCCATGGAGATGTTGTATTCTTGACAAATCGTGGCGAG GTAACATCGTATTCACCGGGCTTGCATGGACATGGTGCTCTGTGGAATTGGCAGGTATTGACGGGTGCCACATGGTCAAACCTTCAATCGCCAGCGGGGATGATGGAAGCTGGTAAAGTAGTCCCAACCCTGAAGGCATTTTCTCTACGGGTGCATGACAGTCAAGAATTGATCCTTGCAGCAGGAGACCAGGAAGCTGTAATATTATCTCCTGGAGGGAGTGTGTTGACTACTATTGACCTCCCTGCACCTCCCACTCATGCTTTGGTGTCCGAAGACTTCTCAAATGATGGATTAACTGATCTTATCCTTGTCACATCAAGTGGAGTTTATGGTTTCGTTCAAACTAGGCAACCTGGTGCACTCTTCTTTAGCACACTGGTTGGCTGCCTTATAATTGTAATGGGAGTGCTCTTTGTCTCACAGTATCTAAATTCTACAAAGGGAAAACCTAGAGCATCTTCTGGTCAGTGGTGA
- the LOC125849539 gene encoding protein MICRORCHIDIA 2-like — MPPKVEKLPMDVVELDSSDDEGTGVPVVGMAKPEINHGGNSLSKSPVIENPNAVVPPDSNYRPLDSRSFWKAGNFEVGRIKSTAIHGELEHARVHPKFLHSNATSHKWAFGAIAELLDNAVDEISSGATFVKVDRISNPRDNSPALLFQDDGGGMDPDRLRKCMSLGYSSKTSNSTIGQYGNGFKTSTMRLGADVIVFSRSSRSGRATQSVGLLSYTFLRRTGQDDVIVPMIDYDISDHWAEAIVYGSQDDWSTNLKTILEWSPFATKMDLLQQFDDIKSHGTKIIVFNLWLNDEGIYELNFDDDDEDITLRDEANLGNTSKTNKRGRELQSHISYRFRYSLRAYASILYLKKFTNFSIILRGKPVEQYSILDELKLSKVITYRPQLAGTSKEILVETSLGFVKDTPSSVCGFNVYHKNRLIRPFWKVTADGSSKGNGVVGVLEANFIEPAHDKQDFERSSLFFKLETKLKQMVMDYWKGHCHLIGLKPLEPHLQNLLRESFVPPQVQVANAQTPSPTNFQTVTDLAAHPRPHFRSAQSGNSGRTNCNMELPAVQPMTGNAIGSVKKDAQISSSSCMSIDQICEENIQLFRRCESFIQRETELKRTIEELEKELEDTKKKSSELSLRLESQKKLKLLKQLGQKA, encoded by the exons ATGCCGCCTAAGGTAGAGAAGCTTCCAATGGATGTCGTCGAACTCGATAGTAGCGACGACGAGGGCACCGGCGTTCCCGTCGTCGGAATGGCAAAACCAGAAATTAATCACGGTGGTAACTCACTGAGTAAATCACCGGTAATAGAAAATCCCAACGCCGTTGTACCACCGGATTCTAATTACAGGCCACTGGATTCTCGAAGTTTCTGGAAAGCTGGCAATTTTGAAGTTGGTCGTATCAAATCAACTGCTATACACG GTGAATTGGAACATGCGCGTGTTCATCCCAAATTTCTGCATTCCAATGCTACTTCTCATAAATGGGCGTTTGGAG CAATAGCTGAGCTTTTGGATAATGCTGTTGATGAG ATAAGTAGTGGTGCAACATTCGTGAAAGTTGACAGAATCTCTAACCCAAGGGACAACTCTCCTGCATTGCTCTTCCAGG ATGATGGGGGTGGTATGGATCCAGACCGCCTTCGCAAATGCATGAGCCTGGGTTATTCTTCTAaaacatcaaactcaacaaTTGGACAAT ATGGTAATGGATTCAAGACGAGTACCATGCGGTTAGGCGCTGATGTAATTGTCTTCAGCCGTTCATCTCGTTCAGG CCGAGCAACTCAAAGTGTTGGGCTTCTGTCCTATACATTTCTTCGGAGAACAGGGCAAGATGATGTGATTGTTCCAATG ATTGATTATGATATCTCCGACCATTGGGCTGAAGCAATAGTATATGGCTCTCAAGATGATTGGTCAACTAACTTGAAAACAATCCTAGAGTGGTCCCCCTTTGCAACAAAGATGGATCTTCTGCAACAG TTTGATGATATAAAATCACATGGAACTAAGATTATTGTCTTCAACCTATGGCTAAACGATGAAGGCATTTATGAACTGAACTTTGATGACGATGATGAG GACATAACGTTGAGAGATGAAGCTAATCTTGGAAATACATCAAAAACAAACAAGAGAGGGCGTGAACTGCAATCCCATATTTCCTACCGCTTTCGATACTCTCTAAGA GCATACGCATCCATATtatacctcaaaaaatttacaaatttcAGTATCATACTAAGAGGGAAGCCTGTTGAGCAGTATAGTATTCTTGATGAGTTGAAGCTCTCAAAAGTAATCACTTACAGGCCACAACTTGCCGGAACATCAAAGGAG ATCTTGGTTGAAACAAGTCTTGGCTTCGTCAAGGATACTCCATCATCAGTTTGTGGATTCAATGTTTACCACAAAAATCGCCTCATCAGG CCATTCTGGAAAGTTACTGCAGATGGTTCTTCCAAAGGAAATGGTGTTGTTG GTGTTCTGGAAGCAAATTTCATAGAACCTGCACATGACAAGCAAGATTTTGAACGATCTTCTCTGTTTTTCAAGTTGGAGACTAAACTAAAGCAAATGGTGATGGATTACTG GAAAGGTCATTGTCACTTGATAGGATTGAAGCCTCTTGAACCGCATTTGCAAAACCTTTTGAGAGAATCTTTTGTTCCACCTCAAGTTCAAGTGGCTAATGCTCAAACACCGTCGCCAACAAACTTTCAAACAGTTACAGATCTTGCAGCTCATCCCAGGCCACATTTTCGTTCTGCACAGAGTGGCAACAGTGGAAGAACCAACTGCAACATGGAATTGCCAGCTGTACAGCCTATGACAGGGAATGCAATT GGGTCTGTTAAAAAAGATGCACAAATATCCAGTTCAAGTTGCATGTCAATTGATCAGATTTGTGAAGAAAATATCCAACTCTTTAGGAG GTGTGAATCATTCATCcagagagaaaccgagttgaaaCGTACA ATAGAGGAGCTGGAGAAAGAGTTAGAGGATACTAAAAAGAAATCTTCCGAGCTTTCTTTGCGTCTGGAAAGTCAGAAAAAGCTTAAACTTTTGAAACAACTTGGACAGAAAGCATAG